The Pyxidicoccus sp. MSG2 DNA segment CGCGCCGACGGGGAACTCGGGGCGGGTCTCCTCGAGGTACTCGGAGGTGCCGAGCTTCTCCTCGAGGCTGCGCCAGTAGGTCCGGCCGTAGCCGGGCTCGGTGGCGGAGGCGTTGGCGGCGGCGTGCTCCAGGGCCTCACCGACGGCGTCAGCCGCGGGGGCGGGCCGGTCCGAGACGACCGGGAGCGCGAAGGAGGAAGTATCCTGCGACGGGACGCCGTCGCGCTTCGTGTTCATCGGTGGCATGTGGAGCAGCTCGTGCGCGAGTGGACGTCGTACTCTTCCTTCAGCTTCTGACCGAGCGCGGCGGCCTCGGCCTTGTCCGCGGGCGGCGCCCAGGTCATCGAGGTGATGAACTCGGCCGGGCGCAGGTTGGGCTCGGGGTTGCGGTGGCAGTCCAGACACCAGGCCATCGTCAGCGGCGCGTGCTGCTCGACGGCGCCCATCTGGTCGATGCGGCCGTGGCAGGTGGCGCAGCCCACGCCCTTGTTCACGTGGATGGCGTGGTTGAAGTAGACGAAGTCCGGCAGGTTGTGGACGCGGACCCAGGGGATGGGCTGGTCGGAGAAGAAGGCCTTGCGCACCTCGACGAGGTACGGGCTCTTGTTCCACACCTGGGCGTGGCAGGACATGCACACGGTGGTGGAGGGGATGCCCGCGGAGGGCGCCTTCTCCACCGTCCAGTGGCAGTACCGGCAGTCGATCTGCTCGTCACCCGCGTGATGGCGGTGGTCGAACTCGATGGGCTGCTCGACGGGCATCTGCTGGTTGGTGACGTACGGCGAGCGTACGTAGGCCATGAGGCCGCCGATGCCGATGGCGGGCACGGCGAGGAGCGCCGCGGCGGACAGCCGCGACACCGTGTTCGTCCAGCGTGGGAAGAGAGGGCCGCTCATACCAGGACCATGGGCAAGGGGGCTTCAGCGACAGCGGTGACAGGAGGGCTAAAGGAGGCGCGAGCGTGGCGGGGCGCTGAGGGCGGAGGGGCGATCCCGGCCCCGATGGGGCGGGCGGGCGGAGGCTCCTGGCGCACGGAATCCGAAGCAGTCACGTCCAACGAAACCTCTATGAGAATGCCGTGGGCGGGGCCCTCCTCCTTCTCCCAGCCCTGACGCGGCGCGGGACCATCGGGCATCGCTTCGGCAGTGTCAACCATTCTGATGTTGCGACTCTGATGTTGAGACAGCCGGATACCACTTCCGCTCGCGGAGGCGGAAAGTCGCGGGTCCGAGGCGATGAATCTCTCTTCTACGGGGCGGAAGCGGCGTTTGAGCGGCACGCGCGCGGGCGATCACTCCACCCGGTTTCTCCCTCGAAGCGGACCCGCTGGAGCCCGGGCGTACGCAGCGTGTGAAGCTGAACGGAGCGCTACAGGCCATGACAGAGGAGGTCATCCGCGCCATGAGCAGCGCGTCGCCCTCACTCCGCGTCTTCGCCGTCCGGCTCACGCCAGCGCTCGCGGCGGCGGGCCAGCAGCCGCTCCACCAATTCACGAGCGCGTGCGTCACGGTGGTACTTCACGTCGTGCCGGCTCTTGCCCTGGTTGCAGCGGGCGCAGGCCAGGCCCAGGTTGGACGGCGCGTCCGTGCCGCCGGCGGTCTGCGGGAGGATGTGCTCGATGGTGGCGCGGCTGATGGGCTCGCCATCCAGGCCCACCACGAGGTGGGCGTTGCAGTGGAGGCACTTGCCCAGCCAGGCCTCGCGGCCGCGGTGCTCGGTGCGCTCGAAGGTGCTGTCAGTGGCGATGATGCCGAGGATGCGACGGCGCTTGGCGGTGCTCATCCTACACCTCGACCACGGCGGGTTCGGCGATGGCGAAGACGCGCTCGCCGGGGCGGGGGGAGACATCGAGCCCGCCGGTGAAGGCGCTGAAGGCGGGCAGTACGCCCACGTCGCGGCCCACATGGAAGCAGGGCAGACGGAGCCTGTCTGCTCCGCCGGACAGGCGCACCATGGGATGGAGGTGGCCCGCCCACACGTAGCGGCCGGGCGCGGGCTCCGGGTGGTGGGCGAAGCGGAAGGGGCCCTCGTCGGCGTGGGACTCCAGGACTTCGAGGCGCCACTCCGGGGGGAGCGTCTTCACATGGCGGTCGTGGTTGCCGCGTACCAGCACCAGCTCCACGCTGGCGTGGGACTCGCGCCAGACGGCGAGCCGCTGGACGAGGGCGGGCGTGAGGCCCTGGCGGGAGTGGATGAGGTCGCCCAGGAGGAGCAGGCGGCGGGCACCGGTGGCGGACAGCGCGGCGGACAGGCGCGCGAGGTCATCCTCCAGCACGCCGCCGGGCAGGGGGATGCCGTGCTGCTGGAAGCTCTCCGTCTTGCCCCAGTGCAGGTCCGCGACGGCCAGGATGCCTGCCTCGGGCCAGTGCAGGGCGCGCTCGGGGAGCAGCTCCAGGAGGGTGCCGCCTACGCGGACTTGGCATCTTCTCGCGTCCATCGCTCCTTCAGGCGCTCCACGCGCTCCAGCAGGGACTCATTGGAGACGCTGGCGCTGATGCGCTCGACGACGAGCGGGAAGCCCAGCGGGGTGGGCCTGCGCACGTGGACGAACTCCACGGGACTCTTCTCCAGGCGCTCCAGCGTGCGGCCCAGGCGGCCCTGCTCGAATTGCTGCTCCAACACCTCGCGGCGGGCCTGGACGAGGAGCAGGTTGTCCGGGTCGTACTTGAGGAAGACGTCATAGAGGAGCGCCGCGCTGGCCTGCACCTGCCGCGTCGACCTGCTCGCCCCGGGCAGCCCCGGCAGCACCAGACCCGCCACGCGGGCGATGTCGCGGAACTGCCGCTTCGCGAGCTCGCTCACGTTGACGCTCTCCAGTACGTCCTCCACCAGACGTTCGCGGGTGAAGAGGGCGGGGCGCAGCGCCTCCTCGAAGGGAAAGGGCGCCGCCGTGAGCAACTCCAGGCCGTAGTCATTCACCGACAGGCTGAAGGTGGCCTTCTGGAGGCGCGTGAGGCGCAGGGCGAGCAGGGCCGCCAGCCCCTCGTGCACCAGCCGGCCCTCGAAGGGGTAGAGGAAGAGGTGATGGCCGTCGCGTGTCTCGCACGTCTCCGCGAGCAGCGAGCCCGCGGCGGGGATGCGCGACAGCCGCTCCTGGGCCTCCAGCACGGGCCAGGCGGCGGCCAGCTCGTCCGTGGTGACGTCCCCGTGGCGCGCGGAGTCCAGGGTGCGGCGCACGGCATGGGCCAGCGAGCTGGACAGGGGCAGGCGGCTGCCATTCCAGCGCGGCGTCTGCGTGGCCTTCGCCTTCGCGGGCTTCACATAGGCCGTCATGTCCTTGAATCGGCTGAACTCCAGCCGCTTGCCCGCGAAGAGGAAGGTGTCCCCGGGGCGCAGCCGGCTGATGTACGCCTCCTCGACGTTGCCCAGCTTCCCGCCGCTCCAGTAACGCAGTTGCACCACCGCGTTGGACGTAATCGTGCCGATGTTGAGGCGGTGCAGGCGGCCGATGCGTGCGTCCGCGATGACGAAGCGGCCCTCGTGCTCCACCACGCGGCGGAACTCCGGATAGGCGCGCAGGGTGGGGCCGCCCTCGCGCACCAGGGCGAGCGTCCACTCGAACTCCTCGTCGGTGAGGCCGGCGTAGGCGGCCGCGGTGCGCACCTCGTCGCGCAGCGCGTCGCGCGTGAAGCCGCCGCCCAGGGCACACGTCACCAGGTGCTGCGCGAGCACGTCCAGCGGCTTGCCCGGCGGCGTGCGCGGCTCCACCTCGCGGCGGAGGATGGCGTCCCTGGCGGCGGCCATCTCCACCAACTCCAGCGCGTGCGTGGGGACGAAGAGGATGCGACACGTGGCGCCGGGACGGTGGGCGCTGCGGCCGGCGCGCTGCATCGTCCGGCCGATGCCCTTGGGGCTGCCCACCTGCACCACGCGCTCCACGGGGCCGAAGTCCACGCCCAGGTCCA contains these protein-coding regions:
- a CDS encoding ligase-associated DNA damage response DEXH box helicase; the protein is MERLRGWFASKGWTPYAFQEEAWAAYARGDSGLIHVPTGAGKTYAAYIGPLADVAERGQKGLQVLYVTPLRAVSRDVEKALLEPLRVLGADLDVESRTGDTSSSVRQRQRERLPEVLITTPESLSVLLSNERAAELFASLRSVIVDEWHELLGSKRGTQLELALARLRRFAPEVRTWALSATLANLDEAARHVVGTGRVPTLVSADLERPVEVDTLLPDSVDSFPWSGHLGFTMLARVAAWLDPEQSTLVFTNTRSQAERWFEGLRFARPEWEHLIALHHGSIDREERERVEAGLKDGGLRIVVCTSSLDLGVDFGPVERVVQVGSPKGIGRTMQRAGRSAHRPGATCRILFVPTHALELVEMAAARDAILRREVEPRTPPGKPLDVLAQHLVTCALGGGFTRDALRDEVRTAAAYAGLTDEEFEWTLALVREGGPTLRAYPEFRRVVEHEGRFVIADARIGRLHRLNIGTITSNAVVQLRYWSGGKLGNVEEAYISRLRPGDTFLFAGKRLEFSRFKDMTAYVKPAKAKATQTPRWNGSRLPLSSSLAHAVRRTLDSARHGDVTTDELAAAWPVLEAQERLSRIPAAGSLLAETCETRDGHHLFLYPFEGRLVHEGLAALLALRLTRLQKATFSLSVNDYGLELLTAAPFPFEEALRPALFTRERLVEDVLESVNVSELAKRQFRDIARVAGLVLPGLPGASRSTRQVQASAALLYDVFLKYDPDNLLLVQARREVLEQQFEQGRLGRTLERLEKSPVEFVHVRRPTPLGFPLVVERISASVSNESLLERVERLKERWTREDAKSA
- the pdeM gene encoding ligase-associated DNA damage response endonuclease PdeM, whose product is MDARRCQVRVGGTLLELLPERALHWPEAGILAVADLHWGKTESFQQHGIPLPGGVLEDDLARLSAALSATGARRLLLLGDLIHSRQGLTPALVQRLAVWRESHASVELVLVRGNHDRHVKTLPPEWRLEVLESHADEGPFRFAHHPEPAPGRYVWAGHLHPMVRLSGGADRLRLPCFHVGRDVGVLPAFSAFTGGLDVSPRPGERVFAIAEPAVVEV
- a CDS encoding cytochrome c3 family protein, which codes for MSGPLFPRWTNTVSRLSAAALLAVPAIGIGGLMAYVRSPYVTNQQMPVEQPIEFDHRHHAGDEQIDCRYCHWTVEKAPSAGIPSTTVCMSCHAQVWNKSPYLVEVRKAFFSDQPIPWVRVHNLPDFVYFNHAIHVNKGVGCATCHGRIDQMGAVEQHAPLTMAWCLDCHRNPEPNLRPAEFITSMTWAPPADKAEAAALGQKLKEEYDVHSRTSCSTCHR
- a CDS encoding HNH endonuclease codes for the protein MSTAKRRRILGIIATDSTFERTEHRGREAWLGKCLHCNAHLVVGLDGEPISRATIEHILPQTAGGTDAPSNLGLACARCNQGKSRHDVKYHRDARARELVERLLARRRERWREPDGEDAE